GACTCACTCTCTCTTTTCATCAACCTTATTACGGTTATATAATTAATCGACGTGGAAACGCAATCATCAAACTTTTATTACTCTCTATGTCCCCACATCGAAATCAAACCCTGCAAAAGACGCAACTCCCTCTCTATATATATCCCAACCCACTCACTCTCACTCTTCACTCCCTCATTCTTCCATGGCTTCTCAACACCACACCAAATTACTAGCCATTGCGCTAGTGCTCTGCGTTGCACTGTCCTTCGCAAGGCCAACCCAAGGGAGGGTGCCCTTTGCATGCGACCCTAGGAACGGACTCACGAGGGGGTTCAAGTTCTGCAACACCAACGTCCCCATCCACGTCAGGGTTCAGGACCTCATAGCCAGACTCACATTGCCGGAGAAAATCAGGCTCGTGGTCAACAACGCCATCGCCGTGCCCAGGCTCGGTATCCAAGGCTACGAGTGGTGGTCCGAGGCGCTTCACGGCGTCTCCAATGTGGGCCCCGGCACCAAGTTTGGTGGGGCCTTCCCTGGCGCCACCATGTTCCCCCAAGTCATCACAACCGCTGCTTCCTTCAATCAATCTCTCTGGCGCCAAATCGGACGGGTCAGATTCTTTTACCCTCTCATTCATTATTCTACTCCTCTTTATTCTATCATATCTCTCCCACGAAACTTATGACCTCAACTTTTTCAATATTCATTTCGGTTCGCTAATAAATAACACTAAAAGTAGATTCCTTTATTCTCCTTTTCGGCCATTCATGATAAATTCACCCATTTATCCATCACCTTTTATATCCTTATTTAATACCTTACATATAGCATTTGCATGCATGCCTTTATTACAATTCCAATATAACACCACACACTACCCACATAGGTAAAAGTGCCTTCTACATATCATCACCACCATCGTCATATATGTTATCACTTTAGTTCGATGaaatgattttatgtttttcaagaAGGTATCTAAATTCCCACATCTTATTGCGTGTAATAATCAAaacttttttattgtataaacATACTCTATATATTACTTTGGTTACTTTcttaagttttgaatttttgactTTTGAACGTACTTTTAAGTTTTGACTCGgtaataaaataatctaatgGGTCCTGAATCCGGAGCTCGAGATTTCTTACATTTTTCTACTGTTTAGTTACAAAAATCTGAAGAACGACTGAAAAAGTTTTTGTTGGACACGTAGATATAAAAAGTGACTGGATATTTTTGTTGCttattactttctttttatGTTCTCAAccaaaaaagttttattttatttttctgaattcgtatatatatgattaagaatgtGGTGCTACTACTTTAGTACTCAGTTATACACTCACCTGTTTTAGCTAGTTTACATGGTAGCTGACGAATTGTGTCCCAACCACCATGTGGCTTGCATGcattttaatatgaatatatgTGCAATCTGACAATATGGTCATCTTAATGGTAAAGAAAATGATGATAACGTTGAAAATTCATCAACCTAAATTGTCAGCAACAAGACGGTAAAAGAAGTCCATTACGCCATTGATTCATTAACTACGAAAGCAACAATTGGTGGTGGTTTCGGTTGTCCTTGTCTTCAGTCCCTCTTTAAGTCATTAGTTAAATGTTCATCGGTTTAGattagaataataattaatttcactTTGCTGGTGATTAGTAGATCCTTTTCATACTTAACTCTTATAGTTTAGTTAAATATGTTAAGGATTCTAACTCTGACCTCAGTTTGTTTTAACAATTATTGAAATTTCTTTCccatcaaaattaattaaggtTTGTGGAGATACAAATCAATTATCTTAGTTTGCATGCTTGAAGTTGCTTAATTTGCGTGAAATTTGATcgtctttttaaataattggtTTGGTGAATAATTGGAAGAACATAGTAGGTCTTTGATGTTGCCCACACCACACCAACCCCTTGCCAAAACTTCCGTCGACTTTTCCACAAACGTCTTTTTGCTTTTCATTCTCGTTATGGTCCAGGGCTATACATGGATAATGATTTTAATGACCATGAAAAAAGTTGCGATTATTGTTGTAACAACAAGAACAAGTAATAGCCAATTGCATTAGCCAAAGTTGttatattaaagtattattGGTTAAGTGAAGTTCTGATGATGAAAAGGAAAACCATTGGATGCTGATTTGAATTTTTACTTATCTTTAGTGACATTTAGATTCCAGAAAATGTCAAAAATAGGGTGTTTTGTTTGTCTCTTAGTGTCAAAAGAAACTTTTTATTATTGCGGTTGGTAGTTTAGATAAGAGACAGAATAAACCGAGAGataaagatttttcttttcaggaaaaaaagaataaaagagtaTATATATTGAAGAAACTAGGCAGATTCCCAATGGTAGAGCCAGAGATTTAGGAGACAAtggtaaaaaacaaaaattctctttatattttttattttaaatgaactaattaaatatctttttttatattgactggacttcatttaaaaataattaagattctAAATATTCTGTTTTTTTGTGTTAtgataaaattctaaataattattattttattttggtgtttTAATTAATCACATGTACAAAATATATGTAGAGGGTctaaaattttttaatgtttttttaatgaataaaaaaataggataaatatctcCTTCAAAATTGAAAACGATGTGTTTGATTGGATACTCATAAAAATAAGTCCTTTATGGATACTTGACATTTAAAATACATGAACAAATTTGTCTTTATATTCAATCCGAAATTTCTTATACCTAAATAGATACGTTTTCCAAGAATTCATACATActcatatgaaaattttaacGAAGAAGTTATATGTTGCATATTGAATTGTTAGGTCTAATTTAAGAATTTACTAAAAAAAGATGTGGCTAAGTAATCATGCATATGGACCTACTGCCGAAAAACAAATGTACCTAATTAATCATTCATGGATATATATGCAGGTGGTGTCTGATGAAGCAAGAGCAATGTACAACGGTGGACAGGCTGGTTTGACGTATTGGAGTCCAAATGTCAACATTTTTCGCGACCCACGGTGGGGCCGCGGCCAAGAGACTCCCGGCGAAGACCCAACTCTCGCCGCAAAATACGCCGCCAGCTATGTCCAAGGACTCCAAGGCGACGGCGCCGGAAACCGCCTCAAGGTCGCTGCTTGTTGTAAACACTACACTGCCTATGACCTTGACAACTGGAATGGCGTAGACAGGTTTCATTTCAATGCCAAggtattattattgttatttttttcattatttgtcAAACTATTTTTACACTTTATTATACATGgtttttttattcattgtttttgtgattgtttgagGTTAAACTAATTTGAGAAAACGAAATTACTGGCATTGTGGAGTGTCTCCAATGGTCACAtggataaatatatatacacagcCATGTTATGGCTATTTTATGTCTATCTATCTATGTTGCCGAGGTGGATCTACCTGTCGATGTTGTCCTTTCGATTCAAATGAGTTGTTTTGTATGAtgcaagaaaaaaatacaaCCGAATTTGGCTGAATTGGAACTCATGCAAGTTGTTGAGACAATGACTTGCGCCCACTTGCAAATTAGTTGGATAAGTGACACCCATGCCACTCGAACAACCCAATCACCACTTACACAACAATTGCCATAACCCACATTCATTATGGTGTGACGTGACGTGACGTGACTTTAATCAAAAAGTgccaataataataacaaaccaAAAACAAACCTAAATAAATTACTCTGAGTAAATGAAAAAAGGCGGGCTTTAAAGCCCATATAAAAGCATGGGCCCAAATTGAATTGCTCTCGTGGGCTGTTGTTGCCGCACGTGCAGGTAAGCAAACAGGATCTGGAGGACACTTACGACGTGCCATTTAAAGCCTGCGTGTTGGAAGGACAAGTGGCGAGTGTGATGTGTTCTTACAATCAGGTGAATGGCAAGCCCACGTGTGCTGACCCTGATCTCCTTCGCAACACTATACGCGGCCAATGGGGGCTCAATGGGTTAGTCAGTCTAATATATTcaattgggcttgggcttttggtTTAACATATTAACAATTTTCTGACCATGTTTTTGTCATACACAACAAATAGGTACATAGTCTCGGACTGTGACTCGGTTGGAGTTTTCTATGACAACCAACACTACACAAGAACACCCGAGGAGGCGGCAGCGGAGGCCATAAAAGCGGGCCTGGACTTGGACTGTGGCCCATTCTTGGCGATCCACACCGACGCTGCCATTAGGAAGGGACTCATTTCCGAAAACGATCTTAACCTTGCCTTGGCCAACCTTATCACGGTCCAAATGAGATTGGGCATGTTCGACGGCGAACCCTCGGCCCAACCATACGGAAACTTGGGCCCAAGAGACGTGTGCACCCCGGCCCATCAACAGCTGGCCCTTCAAGCAGCCAGAGAGAGCATAGTATtgttacaaaacaaaagaaactcCTTACCACTATCTCCTGCGCGAATCCGCACCGTAGGAGTCATCGGACCCAATTCGGACGCCACCGTTACAATGATAGGAAACTATGCTGGTCAGTTAACAACTTAACAAGTTAATAATAACTAACATAGTATTTGTTGTGAGAAAAATGTTGATGTAGAATGATGTTTTGTGGTAGGTGTGGCGTGTGGTTATACCAGTCCTTTGCAAGGGATTGCGAGGTATGTGAAGACTTCACATCAAGTTGGATGCAGGAATGTGGCTTGTAGGGGAAACGAACTGTTCGGAGCAGCAGAGACCGTAGCTAAGCAAGTTGACGCCACTGTGCTGGTAATGGGCCTTGACCAGTCCATAGAAGCAGAAACCAGAGATAGACTTGGGCTTCTCTTACCAGGCCTCCAACAAGAGCTCGTTGCAAGGGTGGCTAGGGCCGCCAGAGGCCCAGTCATCTTGGTTATCATGTCCGGTGGCCCAGTTGATGTCACGTTTGCGGTGAATGACCCAAAGATCAGTGCCATTTTGTGGGTTGGCTATCCTGGTCAAGCTGGGGGAACTGCCATCGCTGACGTCATCTTTGGTCAAACTAACCCAGGTAAGTTTAGTCCCACATCGTCTTTTTCATCGGTTTATTTTACATGACGCGTGAATATAAAGGTAGAATATTCAATTTTGGGTTATGTGACGCAGGAGGAAGATTACCCATGACATGGTACCCGGAAAAGTATTTGACTAAAGTACCCATGACAATCATGGACATGCGTCCAAACTCAGCAACAGGGTACCCAGGAAGAACCTACAGATTCTACAAAGGACCTGTGGTGTTCCCATTCGGACATGGGTTAAGTTACTCGAGATTCAGCCAGAGCTTAGCCATTGCTCCAAAAGAGGTGTCAGTGTCAGTGCCCTTAGCCACTCTCCAAGCCTTGACAAACTCAACCCTTTCAAGCGAAGCAGTGAGGGTGAGCCACGCCAATTGTGATGATACATTGGAGATGGAATTCCACGTGGACGTGAAAAACGAAGGCTCCATGGATGGCACCCACACCCTTCTTGTATTCTCGAAACCACCACCTGGAAAATGGTCTCAGATCAAACAACTAGTGAACTTTCAGAAGACCCATGTTCCTGCTGGGTCGAAGCAGCGTCTGAAGGTTGGTGTTCATGTCTGCAAACATTTGTCCGTCGTGGACCAGTTCGGGATTCGAAGAATCCCATCTGGTGAGCATGAACTCCACATAGGTGATCTCAAACATTCTATTTCTGTCCAAACCGTGCAACAAATCAAGAACTGAAACATTCGTTCTGCCATTAAGTAATCATCTGTCAAGCAAGTTTGACAGCTCCAGCCAAGTTTTGCAAATAGCAAAAACATCATATGAAGTGTAAACAGAAAGAAAGATGTTACTATAATCTGTAAAATCAAATGTAAAATAAGGATATATAGGTGACAACTGTAATTTGTAAACCATGTATCATTATTCATACTTCATATGTGCAAAAGGGATTTAAACAAAGTTCAagttctcttctttctttttctttctcttttctcattCAATCATGTTTGAAACGTATCATACATATGAAACAAAGTTTGTAAACCATTTATTTTGTTCAATACTTTTACTAAATAATTGAACCGATTTGGTCAACTTCAAAAAACATGACTCCTTAGAAATTTGAACCAAGTTTAATCAACCTGTTTTCGTTGTTTAGGCAGTTGAATTGGACTAATAAATGAATATGACAACTCATAGTAAACCAAAGTTAATGTTTAAACcaatttctcttgagaaataaaataaaatgaaaaaaatatgaatttttaggTCAATTCTTTTGTCTGTTTGTGAAGAGAGAGAGGTTGCTTGCAGCAACTAGAGGTGCACTTTAGGTAAAACTTCATTTtctatattaaaagttaaatacaGGTAAGAGAATCTACAATAACTCTTAGTTAACAAAATGAACTAAACCAATAAAGAACATCATACATAAATAACTGTAACTCAAAAGAGGGTTATTCTTTGTAAAAACACAGTAATTTGGTAAAAAATATTCACATGCATGGTTGGTACCACGATGGATATGTATAAATGGTGAGAGATATGCATTTGCAATTAATTAAGAACAGGGGATAAGGATAGGACTACATAAGTAGGACAATTATTTTGTACGGATTAAATCCACCGTCCAATAATTTTACActtttatgatatatatttttcccATTGTACATTTACAACtctcaatagaaaaaaaaagaatatttccatatttttttatcattaaaaagaaaaaaaaaggacagAAATGTGATAAGATGATTGAAATGATGAAAAGAGACAGTGGAGgggatattttttaaaaactatgtATCGTACAATTAATATagtttttagattatataattaatgtgtTAGGGTGAAATTAATAATGGTAACAGAAGGATGAAGTAGATGAATGAGATATTAATTGGGATGACTGTTATTGAACacgaaaaataattattaggtGGTGGATCTTGTGGTGCTAGGATCTTAGGCTTAGCTGGTGGATCTTTTGCTGAAACTATCTCTATAAAAAATAGAGTATAAAATAGCTTCAATGAAGTTCATGGGGCCTTTGACAAGTGGCAATTGTACaacattttctaattttcactaaaaaaatgtGGAAACATATTCAgtttaacataaattttatatgtatgatgtacttattaaattaaaagttttccATCATTATAGATTAAATCtatgtatttcttttataaaactttaGAAGTTTAACATGCCATTAGATTAACTCAATTGaacatattatatatgtatacacacatatataaagtaaatattaaCTACATGATTACAAATTAGAAATGTCTTTTTTCATCtgaaatttttagtttataattgtATTGCTAatccaataataaaaattttaattcaattggCAATATTTAAAATGTACATGTATAAATTAACAcacttaaaaacaaaagttaaatattGATTGAAACAAGTAGTATTGTTTATGCATTTTAATCAAATGGGCCAAGGCCGACTGTGAGGGTAGCCCTTGAACCGAAAGGACAAATAAAAGGtaataaaacatatttcttttaagtatttattatattgaaacgAAAATCTGTGTACATGGGATAcccttatttattatttttcctttaaatttaatttcgatatatttttaaaaaattacaagtaaaatgtgaaaattattattttgttataaattcaCAAAATGTGAAATTTGATCTTAAGTTCAACATATTGTGATATCATTCTATCTGTtgaactgataaaaaaaatagtattacaCTGCaataaattatactaatttCAATAATTCTGGCAACATTAAATTCTGTATTGAACGGTGTCATAATTGATTGTAACAATCTTTATTATCACATTAGTTATgtagtttaaaattagtattgtTGTATTCAACCAGTTATTGAGTACcctaataaatattatatattatattgttttgaaacgtattaaataatgtatagaaaaccaaatatatatgttaacataaaaaaatttacattaatcatTTATCATACATTATTTTGAAACACCTActcctttttaaaaaaaaaccattttctttttcaaaatacataattactcaaaataaaaatactatatatatattaaaaatatctttaatcatataatatttttaatttttttaattgattaattaacgTATTGCtcgaaataaattaaaatcaccTTAAATTActtcattataattaataatttgacaAATTAATGATCTAAGCTACActaatattatcatatatttatataaataatataaaaccttaattttttgaaacaaactatatttttttagttataaaataagCTGGTAAGTTTAATGGATTTACAAATCAAGAgaaattttattagatttagaCAAATgcaaattagaaattaaaagaattcatatatataactaaactttaaaaatattttgaatttttattaagagAATAACTACAAATACAGCATGATTACTCACAAACTTAACTAAGATATATGTTAATGTAATAACgactaaaaatatatcattactAATCTTTTAGTCTCTAATTATGATTGGTAAAATGAAGAGTAATATAGTGTAATAATATTGAGTACGGTGATATTGGATATGAGACTTATGATGTATTATTTACTACATGTATGTGTTTTTTTACGGAAAAAATCAATCACAATCTCATCGTGTGGAGAAGTTATGAAATATGGGATGGTGCTCCCATATACTACTGAGATTAGATACAAGATTTATTAGTTactcaatttcaattttaagtttGAATGACATTTTTCAACACCTAAGAAGTACAAATCATGTAAGGAAGATCAAATTAGAGCAAACATTaagcataaaaattaaatactaacattaaaatgaaaaacgaCCTTATTTTTAGTCGACGTGAGACttccatcatacttctcttgcgtcgatatatatatatatatatatatatatacacacacacacacacacacaccgaGCATGAGCATGATACTATAAATTAATGAGTTATCTGATAGGGGTCAAAAAATGGGTAACAATATGTCAAACAGATAATAAATTTCGTTAGGATAGACTTTAACTTAGCTTTGATACTATGTTAGGAAGTGAagtttaaacttaactcaatctaataaaaattgtttgtattcaattatataatataaattgaccTTGTTTCTAGTCAATGGTTTAAGATTTTCAACAAAGTTAACTGTTGTTTTTATTcataatgtaattaatattatttgttttgagtATCTTCTATTCAAGTTAATAAAGATTTACATGTTCCAATTTAAGGAGatattaagatattattattataactattta
This Vigna angularis cultivar LongXiaoDou No.4 chromosome 4, ASM1680809v1, whole genome shotgun sequence DNA region includes the following protein-coding sequences:
- the LOC108322299 gene encoding beta-D-xylosidase 1 is translated as MASQHHTKLLAIALVLCVALSFARPTQGRVPFACDPRNGLTRGFKFCNTNVPIHVRVQDLIARLTLPEKIRLVVNNAIAVPRLGIQGYEWWSEALHGVSNVGPGTKFGGAFPGATMFPQVITTAASFNQSLWRQIGRVVSDEARAMYNGGQAGLTYWSPNVNIFRDPRWGRGQETPGEDPTLAAKYAASYVQGLQGDGAGNRLKVAACCKHYTAYDLDNWNGVDRFHFNAKVSKQDLEDTYDVPFKACVLEGQVASVMCSYNQVNGKPTCADPDLLRNTIRGQWGLNGYIVSDCDSVGVFYDNQHYTRTPEEAAAEAIKAGLDLDCGPFLAIHTDAAIRKGLISENDLNLALANLITVQMRLGMFDGEPSAQPYGNLGPRDVCTPAHQQLALQAARESIVLLQNKRNSLPLSPARIRTVGVIGPNSDATVTMIGNYAGVACGYTSPLQGIARYVKTSHQVGCRNVACRGNELFGAAETVAKQVDATVLVMGLDQSIEAETRDRLGLLLPGLQQELVARVARAARGPVILVIMSGGPVDVTFAVNDPKISAILWVGYPGQAGGTAIADVIFGQTNPGGRLPMTWYPEKYLTKVPMTIMDMRPNSATGYPGRTYRFYKGPVVFPFGHGLSYSRFSQSLAIAPKEVSVSVPLATLQALTNSTLSSEAVRVSHANCDDTLEMEFHVDVKNEGSMDGTHTLLVFSKPPPGKWSQIKQLVNFQKTHVPAGSKQRLKVGVHVCKHLSVVDQFGIRRIPSGEHELHIGDLKHSISVQTVQQIKN